A region of the Peredibacter starrii genome:
TTCACTAACAAGAAGGTCCTTCCATTGAAGATGGGTTAGGGAATAGGCCGACGGATTCAACATGGGGCGAAGTATACATTTTCAGTCACAAAATGTCTTATTTTATCCTCCATTGGTTGACCCCGGAACCCCGGCTTTAAGTCAAATAATTCTGCCAGTTTAAATCTTCCCTTCCATACTTTTTTAAGGTTTAGGACTAAGAATGGGACCATCAACACCACGGAGATCCCTATGAAATCTATAATTCAGTTTACGATTGCCCTGATTCTTCTTCTCGGTCTTATTTCCTGTAATGACAAAAGTGTGAGCTCCCAGTCAGGAACTGGGTCCTTAAGAATTGTTGCCACCGATGCTCCATTTGATTTTGATACCGTCGCTTCGGCCAAACTTACCATCGATAGCATTAAGCTACGTCAGGCCTCAGGTAATACCATTACGGTCATGGATGAGCAGGTGACTTTGGATTTGCTCCAGCTACGAAATGGTCTGGTTGAGACATTAAGTGAGATTGAAGTACCGGCCGGAAAATATGATGAGATTATGCTGATCGTTTCAAGTGCCACAGTTGATTTGAAAGATGAAAGACACTTTGATCTTAAAGTTCCAAGCGGCGCACAATCAGGACTCAAAGTTTTTGTTTCACCAGATTTAACAGTAACAACTGGTCTAAGTCATGATGTACTTTTAGATTTTGATTTAAGTCGATCATTTGTTGTTCAAGGAACAAGCACTGACATCAAGGGTTTCAATTTTAAACCAGCCATACGCGCGGTTAATTTAACTTCTGCCGGATCGATTTCAGGTTCTGTTCAGGGTCTCAATGAAGTTGGTCTTTCCGGGGCCACTGTTACAGTGACGAAAAACGACGCGACCGTTGCCACGGCCGTAACAGATGAGTTCGGCTATTTCAAAGTTCTGGGTCTAACTGAGGGCACCTATTCGGTCACCGCCGAGAAGGAAGGTTATAGCTCTTTGAAGAATGATTCTATCTCGGTCACGGCCGGGAATGAGGTAACAACTCAGTTCATTCTTACGGTTAATCAATAAGCATAGATTGACCTCTTTTATCCGGATGGCCATAATGTTGGCATGACTAAAATTGTTGCTTTTGGCCTACTTTTAACGATTGCTTCTTGTTCAAACTTACCGTTTGGTAAAAGACCGGCGCCGACCCAACCCAAAGTTGCGGTTACGCCGGTTGAACCTGCTCGAACAAAACCTGAAGTTAAAGGTCCAACCGCAGTCTGGTATCTCCACTCACACGATCGAGTGACTTTATATTTAAGAAATGTAGATGATACTTCATCCGCTTCTATGATTCTGGAAAAAGGGCTCAACCGATTCCCGATTCCAGAGGGCCATTGGGAGCTTACTGGCTTTGAAGAAGCAGATCGTTCGTTCACATCCATGAACACCTCTAAGAAATTTGTCTTCCGTGTGCGTCCTCGTTCTACTACCTATGCAGGTTCTATCGTCATTGGTTGTCCAAAAGTCCAAAGTGACGATTTCAAATTTCTAAAGCCCATGAAGTTTTTCGACCGCTATCCATTCAGTTCGGAAGTCGGTTTATGTGAAATGATCGTAGGCAATGATTTTGCATCGGTCAAAACTGAGTTCAAAAAGGCCCACAAAACTAAGGGTTTAAATCTCACAATCGGCTTTTAGCCAACAAATATCGCCACTCACTTAGGCGTGTACGCAAACTCTTGGCACCGCCTTTCTAAAGCTTCATAACACAAGCCCTTTTAACTTTTTTTAACTGGATCACGTTGAAAAAAAAATTCAGTAGCGTAGAATCGGCCTTGTTAGTTACACATTCTTTTACTTTTTGATTTTGTAGTTGGACGTTAATTCAAGCTGCACGTATGTAGAGACCAAAATCAAGAAGAACCGCAAGGCC
Encoded here:
- a CDS encoding DUF4382 domain-containing protein, whose translation is MKSIIQFTIALILLLGLISCNDKSVSSQSGTGSLRIVATDAPFDFDTVASAKLTIDSIKLRQASGNTITVMDEQVTLDLLQLRNGLVETLSEIEVPAGKYDEIMLIVSSATVDLKDERHFDLKVPSGAQSGLKVFVSPDLTVTTGLSHDVLLDFDLSRSFVVQGTSTDIKGFNFKPAIRAVNLTSAGSISGSVQGLNEVGLSGATVTVTKNDATVATAVTDEFGYFKVLGLTEGTYSVTAEKEGYSSLKNDSISVTAGNEVTTQFILTVNQ